One region of Sulfurisphaera ohwakuensis genomic DNA includes:
- a CDS encoding UbiD family decarboxylase produces MEIRKFIEEVRRLNLLREIKGANWNLEIGAITDLNAKKNKYTLLFDEIVDYPKGFRLLTGTLLDSRRVSLALGFSPNLNNMELVLKLRERLNYAYKEYRNYEPLEVSDAPFLENVDKEDNVNLLKFPAPKWHEMDGGRYIGTADAVITSDPDSNWVNVGTYRVMLVDKNRLAIFIEASHHGRLHIEKYLSKGKKAPIAISFGPPLSLLIFAGMEVPLGVSEYNFAGAVIGERFRVFRGEVTGLPIPADSEIAVEGYITGELTDEGPFGEFMGYYAGGRMKSPVIDVKRVYYRQDPILLGTAPSIPPYDYSYFRCPIRSAMIWDFLERAGVPNIKGVWAHEVGFSRAFIVISIKQSFAGHATMVGHLVSTSPLGAYGGRYVIVVDDDIDPSDLNQVVWAMCTRSDPATSIDVIKNVTSTPLDPMAERKENLKEYSSSRAIIYAVKPFSRLIRNEFPIEVKPSEELSKKVMEKWSEIFSN; encoded by the coding sequence ATGGAAATTAGAAAGTTTATTGAAGAGGTTAGAAGATTAAACCTTTTGAGGGAGATTAAGGGAGCAAACTGGAATTTAGAAATTGGAGCAATTACTGACCTTAATGCAAAGAAGAACAAATATACTTTACTATTTGACGAGATAGTTGATTATCCAAAAGGATTTAGGCTTCTTACTGGAACACTTTTAGATTCTAGGAGGGTTAGTTTAGCCTTAGGTTTTTCTCCCAATTTGAATAATATGGAATTGGTCTTAAAGTTGAGGGAAAGATTAAATTATGCTTATAAAGAATACAGAAACTATGAACCACTGGAAGTTTCTGATGCACCTTTTTTAGAAAACGTTGACAAGGAGGATAATGTGAATCTCTTAAAATTTCCCGCACCTAAATGGCATGAAATGGATGGTGGGAGATACATAGGTACAGCAGATGCAGTAATAACAAGTGACCCAGACTCTAATTGGGTTAATGTAGGAACTTATAGGGTAATGCTAGTTGACAAAAATAGATTGGCAATATTTATAGAGGCCAGTCACCATGGTAGATTACATATTGAAAAATATTTGAGTAAAGGTAAGAAAGCTCCAATAGCAATATCCTTTGGCCCACCTTTGTCTCTTTTAATATTTGCTGGTATGGAAGTACCTTTAGGAGTTTCTGAATACAATTTTGCAGGAGCAGTAATAGGAGAAAGATTCAGAGTGTTTAGAGGTGAAGTTACTGGTCTCCCTATTCCTGCTGACAGTGAAATAGCTGTAGAGGGATATATAACTGGTGAATTAACTGATGAGGGACCTTTTGGGGAGTTTATGGGATATTATGCTGGAGGGAGAATGAAAAGTCCAGTAATTGATGTTAAGAGGGTTTATTATAGACAAGATCCAATATTATTAGGTACTGCACCTAGTATACCTCCATATGATTATTCTTATTTTAGATGTCCCATAAGATCTGCTATGATTTGGGATTTCCTAGAAAGAGCTGGAGTACCTAATATAAAAGGAGTTTGGGCTCATGAAGTTGGTTTCTCGAGAGCATTTATTGTAATATCAATAAAGCAATCTTTTGCCGGTCATGCAACTATGGTAGGGCATTTAGTTAGCACAAGTCCTTTAGGTGCTTATGGCGGGAGATATGTAATTGTAGTTGACGATGACATTGATCCTTCAGACTTAAACCAGGTAGTATGGGCTATGTGTACTAGATCTGATCCAGCAACTTCGATAGACGTTATTAAAAACGTTACCAGTACTCCGTTAGATCCAATGGCTGAAAGGAAAGAAAACTTGAAGGAATATTCCTCATCTAGGGCAATAATCTACGCAGTAAAGCCATTTAGTAGGCTAATTAGAAATGAATTTCCAATAGAAGTTAAACCCAGTGAAGAACTAAGTAAAAA
- a CDS encoding NAD(P)-dependent alcohol dehydrogenase, with protein MKAILIKEFGKPLKLEDVDVPKLKQNQVLIRVRSAGVCHTDVSVRSGTIYKRVSVNPPKLPFIPGHEIAGVIEDIGDEVIGFTKGDKVIINPWQGEGNCYYCKIGEEQYCDFPIWLGISTNGGYAEYVVSNFNYVYKVNKLSVEEASPLACAGVTAYRAARLANLTPSKYAMIIGAGGGLGSFGVQIVKALYGSTVIAVDINEEGLKLASILGADYVINGKDQSLFQEILRITEGRGVDAILDFVGSESTIKNYYITLAKLGRYIKVGTFGGGLPQEAGLKLHSMGWEFIGTLTGNRRDFLEIIKLAESGKIRIVVTKLSLEEANEALDNLESNKVTGRQVLIP; from the coding sequence ATGAAAGCTATATTGATTAAGGAATTTGGAAAGCCGTTAAAATTAGAAGATGTTGATGTTCCTAAACTTAAGCAAAATCAAGTTCTCATTAGAGTAAGAAGTGCAGGCGTATGTCATACTGATGTATCAGTAAGAAGTGGTACAATATATAAGAGAGTATCTGTAAATCCGCCTAAACTACCCTTTATTCCGGGACATGAAATAGCGGGAGTAATAGAAGATATTGGAGATGAGGTTATAGGATTTACAAAAGGAGATAAGGTTATAATAAATCCTTGGCAAGGAGAGGGGAATTGCTACTACTGTAAGATAGGAGAGGAGCAATATTGTGATTTTCCTATATGGTTAGGAATAAGTACTAATGGAGGATATGCTGAATACGTAGTTTCTAACTTTAACTATGTATATAAAGTAAATAAGTTATCAGTAGAGGAGGCTTCACCTTTAGCTTGTGCAGGGGTTACGGCTTATAGGGCTGCTAGACTAGCCAATTTAACTCCATCTAAATATGCTATGATTATAGGTGCTGGAGGCGGATTGGGAAGTTTCGGTGTTCAAATAGTTAAAGCTCTATACGGTTCTACTGTGATAGCAGTAGACATTAACGAAGAAGGACTAAAATTAGCGTCAATATTAGGGGCTGACTATGTTATAAATGGTAAAGATCAAAGTTTATTTCAAGAAATATTGAGGATAACTGAAGGAAGAGGAGTTGATGCTATATTAGACTTTGTAGGTTCTGAGAGTACTATAAAAAACTATTATATCACATTAGCAAAATTGGGAAGATATATTAAAGTCGGTACTTTTGGTGGAGGTCTTCCACAAGAAGCTGGGTTAAAGTTACACTCTATGGGTTGGGAATTTATTGGTACTCTAACTGGTAATAGAAGAGACTTTCTAGAAATCATAAAATTAGCTGAAAGTGGAAAGATAAGAATTGTTGTAACTAAATTATCATTAGAAGAAGCTAATGAAGCTTTAGATAATTTAGAATCTAATAAAGTGACAGGAAGACAAGTATTAATACCCTAA
- a CDS encoding MFS transporter, whose amino-acid sequence MKPDDKLTSKHAKWILATFLAWTFDLYDLFSILLVTPYIAELFFPSKVVFLAIAATYATFLTSFLMRPVGALYFGNNISDKLGRKRAIIYGIIGLVITASLQGALPTYAVVGIFAPILIILVRLAEGFFVGGVTAGSHTIGPESVPERHRGWVGGIGFSAAGAAYLIASAWFYMTALLFHGSSYLIWGWRVMFFGGLLPLAVLGFVSYLVPESDAWQKTKERGKTIKSPVRELFSKYRRTFGIALVLTVGWALMYYLTQGLFPTFLSKINGLTKAEIGITMIIASIGMIIGPTLGGEISQHIGRKLMSIIGAVIVIAISPLYLYLGSLTTSSFNNVIPVTFLISLLSDFGGGMLMTYLNEAYPTSIRGTGVAFTWNTGFAIGGASPTIISLVLASIGASKFPSVMFYALVIVGIILLISSIITKDTKGNILKEVESVEKGAI is encoded by the coding sequence ATGAAACCAGATGATAAACTAACTAGTAAACATGCTAAATGGATATTAGCTACGTTTTTAGCGTGGACATTTGATTTGTATGACCTATTTAGTATCCTACTCGTAACTCCTTATATAGCAGAACTATTCTTCCCATCAAAGGTAGTGTTTCTTGCAATAGCTGCTACTTACGCTACATTTTTAACATCATTTCTTATGAGACCAGTAGGAGCACTGTATTTTGGAAACAATATTTCGGACAAATTAGGAAGAAAGAGGGCAATAATCTATGGTATAATAGGCCTAGTTATTACTGCGAGCCTTCAAGGAGCATTACCAACTTATGCAGTAGTAGGAATTTTTGCTCCAATACTTATAATACTAGTAAGATTAGCGGAGGGATTCTTTGTTGGAGGCGTGACTGCTGGAAGTCATACTATAGGACCAGAATCGGTACCAGAAAGACATAGAGGCTGGGTAGGTGGAATAGGTTTCTCTGCTGCTGGTGCTGCATATTTAATCGCTTCTGCTTGGTTTTATATGACTGCTCTATTATTCCATGGCTCTTCCTATTTAATATGGGGCTGGAGAGTAATGTTTTTCGGTGGGCTTCTGCCATTGGCAGTATTAGGTTTTGTTAGCTATTTAGTTCCAGAGTCAGATGCTTGGCAAAAAACTAAAGAGAGAGGGAAAACTATAAAATCACCAGTTAGGGAGCTTTTCTCAAAATATAGAAGAACATTCGGCATTGCTTTAGTACTTACTGTTGGTTGGGCGTTGATGTATTATTTAACACAAGGTTTATTTCCAACATTTCTAAGTAAAATTAACGGTTTAACAAAGGCTGAAATAGGAATTACAATGATAATAGCTTCAATTGGTATGATAATAGGCCCTACATTAGGAGGTGAAATTTCTCAACATATAGGAAGAAAGTTAATGTCAATAATAGGAGCAGTAATAGTAATTGCTATTTCTCCTCTATATTTATATTTAGGATCTTTAACTACAAGTTCTTTTAATAATGTAATTCCAGTGACGTTTTTAATATCATTATTAAGCGATTTCGGAGGAGGTATGTTAATGACATATCTGAATGAGGCTTATCCTACTAGTATTAGAGGAACTGGTGTTGCATTTACTTGGAATACAGGTTTCGCTATAGGAGGAGCCTCTCCAACTATTATAAGCCTAGTATTAGCGTCTATTGGTGCATCAAAGTTTCCATCAGTTATGTTTTACGCTCTAGTGATTGTAGGGATAATTCTATTAATATCCTCAATTATAACTAAAGATACGAAGGGTAATATTTTAAAGGAAGTTGAATCAGTTGAAAAGGGAGCTATATGA